One window of the Pedobacter ginsengisoli genome contains the following:
- a CDS encoding SMR family transporter has protein sequence MFKTYLLLFIAIAFEIIATSALKASEQFSKPWPSLLTVIGYATAFYFLSLSLNKLNLGIAYAIWSGVGIIMISVVGLFLFKQKLDLPAVIGIVLIVCGVVVINVFSKSVSH, from the coding sequence ATGTTTAAAACCTATCTTCTTTTATTCATTGCTATTGCTTTTGAAATTATTGCCACATCGGCCTTAAAAGCATCTGAGCAATTCAGCAAACCATGGCCATCGCTTTTAACCGTTATAGGATATGCAACAGCTTTTTATTTTTTGAGCCTTAGCCTAAACAAACTCAATCTCGGTATTGCTTATGCAATATGGTCGGGAGTTGGCATTATTATGATCTCCGTGGTAGGGCTATTTCTGTTTAAGCAAAAACTGGATCTGCCGGCTGTAATTGGCATTGTTCTGATTGTTTGTGGTGTTGTAGTTATCAATGTATTTTCTAAATCAGTAAGCCATTAA
- a CDS encoding DUF1080 domain-containing protein, whose translation MRILRGIGMAFLFMLPCNSSLFAQSKPIKFGTELKFEQTTRGNKAKGQPINWINVNTDPDTWRVDKDLLICKGKPIGVMRSEKLYENFILQVEWKHMEAGGNSGVFVWSDAKPGAENRLPGGVEVQMLELDWVNQNITNGEKPPIAYVHGELFGVGGVQTVPDNPRGERSKSVENRCKGKGEWNSYIVVCVDGTIKLSVNGKFVNGISKSTVKKGYLCLESEGAEIYFRNLKITEL comes from the coding sequence ATGAGAATATTACGTGGGATAGGTATGGCCTTTCTTTTTATGTTGCCTTGTAATTCGTCACTATTTGCGCAGTCAAAACCTATTAAATTTGGAACAGAGTTGAAATTTGAGCAAACAACAAGAGGTAATAAAGCTAAGGGACAGCCTATTAACTGGATCAATGTAAACACAGATCCTGATACCTGGAGGGTAGACAAAGATCTGCTCATTTGCAAAGGTAAGCCCATTGGAGTCATGCGTTCAGAAAAACTGTATGAAAACTTTATCCTTCAGGTTGAATGGAAACACATGGAAGCCGGTGGAAATTCAGGAGTATTTGTATGGAGTGACGCAAAGCCAGGTGCAGAAAATCGCTTGCCAGGTGGGGTAGAGGTTCAGATGCTTGAACTTGATTGGGTAAATCAAAACATTACTAATGGGGAGAAGCCGCCTATTGCTTATGTTCATGGTGAACTTTTTGGAGTTGGAGGCGTACAAACAGTTCCGGATAACCCTAGAGGTGAACGCAGCAAATCTGTAGAGAACCGTTGCAAAGGAAAGGGTGAATGGAATAGCTATATCGTGGTTTGTGTCGACGGGACTATTAAGCTATCTGTAAACGGTAAGTTTGTAAACGGGATAAGTAAGTCAACCGTAAAAAAGGGCTACCTGTGTTTAGAATCTGAGGGGGCTGAGATTTATTTTCGTAACTTAAAAATAACTGAATTATAA
- a CDS encoding 4-hydroxyproline epimerase, with protein MSKTFFCIDAHTCGNPVRLVAGGGPQLLGANMSEKRQHFLKEFDWIRTGLMFEPRGHDMMSGSILYQPHNPDNDVAVLFIETSGCLPMCGHGTIGTITIAIEEGLIQPKVPGLIRMEAPAGLVLIEYKQEGKKVKSVKLRNVASYLAAENLEIECPDLGLLTFDVAYGGNFYAIIDPQAHFPGLENYTASQLITWSQAIRKRINEKYTFVHPLDETINGCSHVLWTGQTLDPSSTARNAVFYGDKAIDRSPCGTGTSARMAQLYAKGKLKQGETFIHESFIGSKFIGRVEDVVELNGVKAIIPSVEGWAKVYGYNTIKIDAEDDPYAYGFQVI; from the coding sequence ATGAGTAAGACTTTTTTTTGTATTGATGCACATACCTGCGGAAATCCGGTAAGATTGGTTGCAGGAGGCGGCCCTCAGCTTCTGGGAGCTAATATGAGCGAAAAACGGCAACATTTTTTGAAAGAATTTGATTGGATCAGAACCGGATTGATGTTTGAACCCCGTGGTCATGATATGATGTCGGGAAGTATACTTTATCAACCACACAATCCTGATAATGATGTGGCGGTTCTTTTTATAGAAACAAGTGGATGCCTGCCAATGTGTGGCCATGGAACAATTGGTACCATTACCATAGCAATAGAGGAAGGATTAATTCAGCCAAAAGTGCCAGGATTGATTAGAATGGAAGCACCTGCGGGCTTGGTATTGATAGAATACAAACAAGAAGGTAAGAAAGTTAAATCAGTAAAACTTAGAAATGTAGCGTCTTATCTAGCCGCAGAAAACCTGGAGATTGAATGCCCGGACTTGGGATTGCTAACTTTTGATGTTGCCTATGGCGGAAATTTTTATGCTATCATAGATCCTCAGGCTCACTTTCCGGGGCTCGAAAATTATACAGCTTCACAACTCATAACCTGGAGCCAGGCAATACGCAAAAGAATAAATGAAAAATACACGTTTGTGCATCCTTTGGATGAAACAATTAATGGCTGTAGCCATGTTTTGTGGACAGGCCAAACATTAGACCCCTCTTCTACTGCCAGAAATGCAGTTTTTTATGGAGATAAAGCAATTGATAGGTCGCCCTGTGGAACTGGAACTTCTGCGCGTATGGCACAATTATATGCAAAAGGCAAGTTGAAACAAGGGGAAACTTTTATTCACGAAAGTTTTATTGGAAGCAAGTTTATAGGCAGGGTTGAGGATGTAGTTGAGCTTAATGGTGTAAAGGCCATTATACCCAGTGTTGAGGGATGGGCAAAAGTGTATGGTTACAATACCATCAAAATTGATGCAGAAGATGATCCCTATGCATACGGATTTCAAGTGATTTAG
- a CDS encoding Gfo/Idh/MocA family protein, whose protein sequence is MNKIKIPNLTDRRSFLKKSGLVLVGSTLAYQSGFSSPLFSSVKSKLKVGLIGCGGRGTGAAAQALQADPDVIITAMADVFEDRLEGAYSALFEIGGDRVKVNKKNKFIGFDAYQKLIDSGVDVVLLTTPPAFRPDHLTAAINADKHVFCEKPVAVDVPGIRKVLDAAKKAREKNLSLVSGFCFRYDLPSRATFERVLKGDVGEIRTVSTFRNGAGNWSNPRQPDWTDLTYKMRNWHYHSWLSGDFITEQAVHSLDMMSWAMGGKMPLSATGTGGRQVRVDEIFGNIYDHFAIEYAYADGVKGYHFCRQQEGTSHRNSVDVLGSDGSAIINVGSRYEITGKNKWQYNGEKNNMYQTQHNEFFAGIRSGNLINQGEEMANSTMLAIWGRMVAYSGQTLTLEQAMKSTETLGPKIEDYNWDLKWQDHPVALPGITKVI, encoded by the coding sequence ATGAATAAAATTAAAATTCCAAATTTAACGGATCGAAGATCATTTTTAAAGAAATCAGGCCTGGTACTGGTAGGTAGTACTTTAGCTTACCAATCTGGCTTTTCTTCTCCGCTGTTTTCATCAGTAAAATCTAAACTAAAGGTGGGGTTAATAGGTTGTGGTGGCAGGGGTACAGGTGCAGCGGCCCAAGCATTGCAGGCAGATCCTGACGTTATAATTACAGCAATGGCCGACGTTTTTGAGGATAGGCTGGAAGGTGCTTATTCAGCCCTGTTTGAAATTGGAGGAGATAGGGTAAAGGTAAATAAAAAGAACAAGTTCATCGGTTTTGATGCTTATCAAAAACTGATAGATTCAGGGGTAGATGTAGTATTGCTTACCACGCCACCTGCTTTCAGACCTGATCACTTAACCGCGGCAATTAATGCAGATAAGCATGTTTTTTGCGAAAAACCCGTTGCTGTTGATGTGCCCGGAATACGTAAGGTTTTAGATGCTGCAAAAAAAGCAAGAGAGAAAAATCTTTCCTTGGTGTCTGGGTTTTGTTTTAGATATGATCTGCCTAGCAGAGCTACTTTTGAAAGGGTATTAAAAGGAGATGTTGGAGAGATCAGAACCGTTTCTACCTTTAGAAACGGAGCCGGAAATTGGTCTAATCCCCGTCAGCCAGATTGGACTGATCTGACCTACAAAATGCGCAACTGGCATTATCATAGTTGGCTATCTGGCGATTTTATAACAGAACAAGCCGTTCACAGTCTGGACATGATGTCCTGGGCAATGGGAGGAAAGATGCCTTTAAGTGCAACAGGTACAGGTGGTCGGCAGGTGCGTGTAGACGAGATTTTTGGTAATATATACGACCATTTTGCCATTGAGTATGCCTATGCAGATGGAGTTAAAGGTTATCATTTCTGCAGACAACAGGAGGGAACTTCGCATCGCAATAGCGTAGATGTATTAGGATCAGATGGTAGCGCAATTATCAATGTAGGAAGCAGATATGAAATAACCGGAAAAAATAAATGGCAGTATAATGGTGAAAAGAATAATATGTATCAAACTCAGCATAATGAGTTTTTTGCCGGTATAAGAAGCGGAAACCTTATAAATCAGGGAGAGGAGATGGCTAATAGTACCATGCTGGCTATTTGGGGGCGCATGGTTGCCTATAGCGGGCAAACGCTTACATTGGAGCAAGCAATGAAGTCTACTGAAACATTAGGCCCAAAAATAGAGGATTATAATTGGGATCTTAAATGGCAAGATCATCCGGTTGCTTTGCCTGGCATAACCAAAGTAATTTAA
- a CDS encoding AraC family transcriptional regulator, which produces MKVLPFTILVPDDRSVISEYIEMAHFYPHLHRHDEWQITFIERGEGTLITGSEMHAFKAGDIFVIGSKMPHLFKSNPDYFKGNPELSIKACSIYFNPEGILASLFNLPEMKTLKTFFKKHKEGFKVPFKVSKNIASHILDIQYATGSSVMFGFLKLMDRLQEMDDQVKPLCSKTYSLNVSESEGRRLSKIINYIMGKYNTQLSLEEIADIAFMTPQAFCRYFKKHTGHTFVSFLNEVRVNDACKNLIFREHAGCISEVAYNAGFNSITNFNRVFRTVTGHSPRGYIDSYTNVGKIA; this is translated from the coding sequence ATGAAAGTTTTACCATTCACAATATTGGTGCCCGATGATAGGAGTGTAATTTCAGAATATATTGAAATGGCTCATTTTTATCCGCACCTGCATCGCCACGATGAATGGCAAATCACTTTTATTGAAAGGGGGGAAGGGACACTAATAACCGGAAGCGAAATGCACGCTTTTAAGGCAGGAGATATTTTTGTCATTGGCTCAAAAATGCCTCATCTTTTTAAAAGTAATCCTGACTATTTTAAAGGCAATCCTGAGTTAAGTATAAAGGCCTGCTCTATATATTTCAACCCTGAGGGTATTTTGGCATCTTTGTTTAATTTACCAGAGATGAAGACATTAAAAACCTTCTTTAAAAAGCACAAAGAGGGCTTTAAAGTGCCTTTTAAGGTATCAAAAAACATTGCATCCCATATTCTGGATATCCAGTATGCCACTGGGAGTAGCGTAATGTTTGGGTTTTTAAAATTAATGGATAGGCTGCAAGAGATGGATGATCAGGTAAAGCCTTTATGCTCCAAAACTTACTCCTTAAATGTAAGTGAAAGCGAAGGCAGGCGTTTAAGTAAGATCATCAATTACATCATGGGAAAATACAATACCCAGCTATCTTTAGAGGAGATTGCAGATATCGCCTTTATGACACCCCAGGCTTTTTGCCGATATTTTAAAAAACATACTGGCCACACCTTTGTTTCATTTTTAAATGAGGTTAGGGTAAACGATGCCTGTAAAAACCTTATTTTTCGTGAGCATGCCGGGTGTATCTCCGAGGTTGCCTACAATGCTGGTTTTAATAGTATTACCAATTTCAATAGGGTATTTAGAACTGTAACAGGCCATTCGCCTAGGGGCTATATAGATAGTTATACCAATGTTGGGAAAATAGCGTAA
- a CDS encoding ABC transporter ATP-binding protein: protein MSLGDFAAFNSYLALLIFPILIIGFMSNVIAQATASYGRISGMLERPDVLEAGELNADLTGTIEVRGINVCYGEKPVLKHINIAVRPGSRTAVIGPTAAGKTQLLYLLSGLIKPDSGTLTFDGHQIDEYKSESFYQKLGFVFQDSILFNMSIRENITFSETVTDESLQKAIETAELKDFIELLPKGLDTSVSERGLSLSGGQKQRIMLARALAINPNVLLLDDFTARVDNQTETRILENIQRNYPNLTLISVTQKIAAVEHYEQIILLMQGEILAAGTHNELMATSPEYVQIFNSQKSTSNYEL, encoded by the coding sequence ATGAGTTTAGGTGATTTTGCTGCTTTTAACAGCTACCTGGCGCTACTTATCTTTCCAATTCTGATAATAGGCTTTATGAGTAACGTAATTGCTCAGGCCACTGCTTCGTATGGTAGAATAAGTGGAATGCTTGAAAGACCAGATGTCCTGGAGGCAGGTGAGCTTAACGCTGATTTAACAGGAACGATCGAGGTGAGAGGTATAAATGTTTGCTATGGCGAAAAACCAGTATTAAAACATATTAATATCGCAGTACGCCCTGGATCACGCACAGCTGTTATTGGGCCAACAGCGGCAGGTAAAACCCAGCTGCTCTATTTACTTAGCGGCTTAATTAAACCGGATAGTGGTACGCTTACATTTGATGGGCATCAGATTGATGAATATAAAAGTGAATCCTTTTACCAAAAATTAGGCTTTGTTTTTCAGGATAGTATTCTGTTTAATATGAGCATTCGCGAGAATATTACCTTTAGTGAAACGGTAACAGACGAATCTTTGCAAAAAGCAATTGAAACTGCCGAATTGAAGGATTTTATAGAATTATTGCCAAAGGGCTTAGATACCAGTGTTTCAGAACGTGGGTTGAGCCTTTCGGGTGGGCAAAAGCAGCGGATTATGTTGGCACGCGCATTAGCAATAAATCCAAATGTGTTACTGCTTGATGATTTTACGGCTAGGGTAGACAATCAGACCGAAACCCGAATACTTGAAAATATTCAACGTAATTATCCAAATTTAACGCTTATATCAGTAACCCAGAAAATAGCTGCTGTTGAGCATTATGAACAAATCATTTTGCTTATGCAGGGCGAAATATTGGCTGCAGGAACACACAATGAGCTTATGGCGACAAGTCCAGAATATGTACAGATTTTTAATTCACAAAAAAGCACAAGCAATTATGAATTATAA
- a CDS encoding RNA polymerase sigma factor, giving the protein MEQTEELIPHLFRTEYRKLTAVLTKIFGLEHIEIAEDISSDTFLMASETWGIKGLPENPVAWIYTVAKNKAKDYLKRNTLFDQKIVPHIQSSTSEIEEFEIDLSDQNITDCQLQMMFAVCHPSIPSEAQISLSLRVLCGFGIDEIANAFLTNKEVINKRLFRAKEKLRSEQVKIEFPNQNAIEGRLEMVLRTLYLLFNEGYYSAGKDITLRKEVCLEAMRLTNLLLENKSTNQPAVNALISLMCFHASRFEARVNINGETILYQDQNESLWNDELIIQGECFLNRASVGDKLSKYHLEAGIAYWHTLKQDTNEKWENILQLYNKLLQLEYSPIAALNRTYALSKANGKKEAITAAEKLNLHDNHLYHALLGNLYTGVDNSEALSHFRTALKLAKSKADKTVISKNITNLGSS; this is encoded by the coding sequence ATGGAACAAACAGAAGAATTAATACCACATTTGTTTAGAACAGAATACAGAAAGCTTACTGCTGTTCTAACTAAAATATTTGGCTTGGAGCATATTGAAATTGCTGAAGATATTTCAAGCGACACCTTTCTGATGGCTTCTGAAACCTGGGGAATAAAAGGCTTACCTGAAAATCCAGTTGCCTGGATCTATACTGTTGCAAAAAATAAGGCTAAAGATTATTTAAAAAGAAACACGCTTTTTGACCAGAAGATTGTGCCTCATATTCAAAGTAGTACTTCAGAAATTGAGGAATTTGAAATAGACCTGTCAGATCAGAACATTACAGATTGCCAGTTGCAAATGATGTTTGCCGTTTGTCACCCATCTATTCCTTCTGAAGCCCAAATAAGTCTGTCACTGCGTGTGTTATGTGGTTTTGGAATTGATGAAATAGCAAATGCTTTTTTAACCAATAAAGAAGTGATTAACAAGAGGCTATTTCGGGCTAAAGAAAAGCTTAGATCAGAACAGGTTAAAATTGAGTTCCCGAATCAAAATGCAATTGAAGGAAGGCTTGAAATGGTTCTAAGAACATTATATCTTCTTTTTAATGAAGGTTATTATTCAGCCGGAAAGGATATAACCTTAAGAAAAGAGGTTTGTTTGGAGGCCATGCGTTTAACCAACCTGCTGCTTGAAAATAAGTCAACAAATCAACCAGCCGTAAATGCTTTAATCTCCCTAATGTGCTTTCATGCATCCCGTTTTGAGGCAAGAGTGAATATAAATGGAGAAACCATACTTTATCAGGATCAGAATGAAAGCCTTTGGAATGACGAACTAATCATACAGGGAGAATGCTTTTTAAATCGGGCTTCTGTAGGTGATAAACTTTCAAAATACCACCTGGAAGCAGGTATTGCTTATTGGCACACACTTAAACAAGACACAAACGAAAAGTGGGAAAATATTTTACAGCTTTACAATAAGTTGCTTCAATTGGAGTATTCGCCAATTGCTGCATTAAACAGAACTTACGCTTTATCAAAAGCCAACGGTAAAAAAGAGGCAATTACAGCAGCAGAGAAGCTTAATCTGCATGACAATCATTTATACCATGCGCTTTTGGGAAACTTATATACAGGAGTGGATAATTCAGAGGCGCTTTCCCATTTCCGGACAGCATTAAAATTAGCTAAATCAAAAGCCGATAAAACGGTAATATCCAAAAACATAACTAATCTTGGTTCTTCTTAG
- a CDS encoding acyltransferase family protein: MSTTQLSSDTLKTKQHFDILDGLRGIAAISVVIFHFMEMAITDYSKNFIAHGFLAVDFFFCLSGFVIGYAYDDRIGKMGVKEFFKSRLIRLHPLVILGSILGLLTFLFAPYGGNPEAYSAGKIILIFLSSILLIPFPSMTERSFNLFSFNAPAWSLFWEYIANIVYAFILCRLSRRVLLVLTAISAVALCFVSYRSGNLMGGWGQSTFWDGSIRILYSFLAGLVIYRSNWIIKNKLGFISLSILLFLAFIMPFNELTWLTEPLVVLFYFPLIIALGAGAELTDRLRKLCVFSGKISYPLYMTHYAVIWMFLNYYTANKPDTTQLSFIVVIGTMLLLAVAYLFMVLYDIPVRKYLTAKRKQV, from the coding sequence ATGAGTACGACCCAATTAAGCTCCGACACATTAAAAACTAAACAGCACTTTGATATTCTTGATGGATTAAGAGGAATTGCCGCAATATCCGTAGTCATCTTTCATTTTATGGAAATGGCCATTACAGATTATAGCAAGAACTTTATTGCTCATGGTTTTTTAGCTGTCGATTTCTTTTTCTGTTTATCAGGATTTGTAATTGGATATGCTTATGATGATCGTATTGGAAAAATGGGCGTAAAAGAGTTCTTCAAATCAAGACTCATCAGATTGCATCCTTTAGTTATTTTGGGTTCAATATTAGGCTTATTAACCTTTCTTTTTGCCCCTTATGGTGGGAATCCTGAAGCTTACAGTGCAGGCAAAATTATTCTGATATTTCTTAGCTCCATTTTACTCATTCCATTCCCCTCAATGACTGAACGTTCTTTTAATCTGTTCAGCTTTAATGCCCCAGCCTGGTCATTATTCTGGGAGTACATTGCCAATATTGTATATGCTTTTATTCTTTGCAGACTTAGCCGTCGAGTTTTATTGGTATTAACCGCAATTTCGGCTGTAGCACTTTGCTTTGTGAGTTACCGCTCCGGTAACCTTATGGGTGGTTGGGGTCAATCAACATTTTGGGATGGAAGCATCCGCATATTGTATTCTTTTTTGGCTGGCTTAGTGATTTATCGATCCAATTGGATTATTAAAAATAAGCTAGGCTTCATAAGCTTATCGATACTACTATTCCTGGCATTTATTATGCCTTTCAATGAATTAACATGGCTTACAGAACCATTGGTTGTTCTGTTCTATTTCCCATTGATAATTGCACTTGGGGCAGGAGCTGAATTAACAGACAGGCTTAGAAAGCTTTGCGTTTTTTCGGGAAAAATATCTTATCCACTTTACATGACTCATTATGCCGTAATATGGATGTTCTTAAATTATTACACCGCTAACAAACCGGATACGACTCAACTGTCATTTATCGTTGTTATTGGTACAATGCTATTGCTTGCAGTTGCATATCTTTTTATGGTTCTTTATGATATTCCTGTTCGAAAATACTTAACCGCAAAAAGAAAGCAGGTTTAA
- a CDS encoding NAD(P)/FAD-dependent oxidoreductase — protein MSKVIIIGAGIVGLSSAYYLQKKGHKVTILDKEDALDNCSYGNAGMIVPSHFVPLAAPGMIKQGIRWMFNSKSPFYVRPSLDSNLINWGLKFVRHATTKHLDKSAIPLRDLSLLSKSLYDELAKELDYFELNHKGILAFYKTEKAAEEEAHLVDKALELGLEMTILDADECKKLQPDLKLDVLGAVHYRCDAHLYPSKLMNALYKYLLQVGVEIVKGPEVDRIETDNKRILKVFTGNQVWEADHYVIATGSWSPAVAKMAGEKVLLMPGKGYSFMEPEPQQRLTVPALLCEARVAITPMNDSIRYGGTMELDKINTKVNMNRVKGIVDAVPNYFPDLKPSMPLLKDIWYGFRPASPDGLPYIGKSVKKNNLVIATGHGMMGLSLGPATGLLVSQIISDEQPEIGILPFVVSR, from the coding sequence ATGTCGAAGGTTATAATTATCGGAGCTGGAATAGTGGGGTTAAGTTCAGCCTATTATTTGCAAAAAAAAGGACATAAGGTAACTATACTGGATAAGGAAGATGCACTTGATAATTGCTCTTATGGTAACGCAGGTATGATTGTGCCAAGCCATTTTGTGCCATTAGCGGCACCAGGAATGATTAAGCAAGGAATTCGCTGGATGTTTAATAGTAAGAGCCCATTTTATGTGCGACCCTCATTAGACTCAAATTTAATTAATTGGGGACTGAAATTCGTTAGACATGCCACTACAAAACACTTGGATAAATCTGCAATACCCTTGCGAGATCTGTCTCTGTTAAGCAAATCGCTGTATGATGAACTAGCTAAGGAGCTTGATTATTTTGAACTCAATCATAAAGGGATTCTTGCATTTTACAAAACTGAAAAGGCGGCAGAAGAAGAAGCTCATTTGGTTGATAAAGCCCTTGAACTTGGTTTGGAGATGACTATATTGGATGCTGATGAATGCAAGAAATTACAACCAGATTTAAAGTTAGATGTTTTAGGTGCAGTACATTATCGTTGCGATGCTCATTTGTATCCCAGTAAATTAATGAATGCTTTATATAAATATTTGCTTCAGGTGGGGGTTGAAATTGTAAAGGGGCCAGAAGTTGACCGAATTGAAACGGATAATAAACGCATATTAAAGGTGTTTACAGGAAATCAGGTTTGGGAAGCAGATCATTATGTAATCGCTACAGGATCATGGTCACCAGCGGTAGCTAAAATGGCTGGAGAAAAGGTATTATTAATGCCAGGGAAAGGATATTCTTTTATGGAGCCCGAGCCTCAGCAACGTTTGACAGTACCGGCTTTGCTATGTGAGGCCAGGGTAGCCATTACACCTATGAATGACAGCATCAGATATGGGGGGACAATGGAATTGGATAAGATTAATACTAAAGTAAATATGAATAGGGTTAAAGGAATTGTAGATGCTGTACCCAATTACTTTCCTGATTTAAAACCATCAATGCCTTTGCTAAAAGATATTTGGTACGGATTCCGTCCGGCATCTCCAGATGGGCTACCATATATTGGTAAAAGTGTAAAAAAGAATAATCTTGTTATAGCAACCGGTCATGGTATGATGGGTTTGAGCCTGGGGCCAGCTACCGGTTTATTGGTTAGTCAAATCATTTCTGATGAGCAGCCGGAAATAGGTATTTTACCTTTTGTAGTGTCAAGATAA
- a CDS encoding PepSY-associated TM helix domain-containing protein has protein sequence MLRKIFFWLHKWLGLATGLVVLIVSLTGCITVFSDELKEYFYHERYYVEPERDGNFLNFSQLHNQAQKALGPEIKISRCEIYPTNGRTWVFRASLTDKKGFGYWNHYKYYYRVYINPYNGKVVHMENTRNEFFQVVLNLHMNLLLGDTIGTMVTGISVLCFFILLLSGFVLWFPKKWKYKAFKKGLVFKPDAGKKRMNYDLHNILGFYALIPAMLISITGLVFAFSWADQSVQFLANGGKVAEKRIIPLSTPNETYNPQPTDSAIAQIFKLHPQADALSIRFREKNTDPFDVQVRLAKNRTHLFEWYYFDRNNGKVLMRYGDQDVKGGEKFRTMNYDLHTGAFTGIPTKLVAFFVSLICATMPITGFLIWYNRGKKSKKSKKVVLV, from the coding sequence ATGCTGCGCAAAATATTTTTCTGGCTGCATAAATGGCTGGGCCTGGCAACAGGCCTTGTAGTTCTAATTGTTAGTTTAACTGGCTGTATAACCGTTTTTTCGGACGAACTGAAAGAATACTTTTATCATGAAAGATATTATGTTGAACCTGAAAGGGATGGCAACTTTTTAAACTTTAGTCAACTTCATAACCAGGCACAGAAAGCTCTTGGTCCTGAAATTAAAATTTCCCGCTGTGAGATTTATCCAACCAATGGTCGTACATGGGTATTTAGGGCTTCATTAACAGACAAAAAAGGTTTTGGCTACTGGAATCACTACAAGTATTATTACAGGGTTTACATAAACCCATACAATGGAAAAGTTGTGCACATGGAAAATACACGAAATGAGTTCTTTCAAGTGGTACTGAATCTGCACATGAACCTGCTGTTGGGTGACACTATTGGTACCATGGTAACAGGAATTTCGGTGCTATGTTTTTTTATTCTTCTGTTATCTGGCTTTGTGCTTTGGTTTCCAAAGAAATGGAAATACAAAGCCTTTAAAAAAGGCCTTGTATTTAAGCCAGATGCAGGGAAAAAGCGAATGAACTATGATTTGCACAATATATTGGGCTTTTATGCATTAATACCGGCTATGCTTATCAGCATAACTGGCCTGGTTTTCGCCTTTTCGTGGGCTGACCAATCCGTTCAGTTTCTGGCTAACGGAGGGAAAGTTGCCGAAAAGAGAATTATCCCATTATCTACACCCAATGAAACCTATAACCCCCAACCCACCGATAGTGCGATTGCCCAAATTTTTAAACTGCACCCTCAGGCTGATGCGCTCTCTATTCGTTTTAGAGAGAAGAATACAGATCCCTTTGATGTTCAGGTACGACTAGCCAAGAATCGTACGCATCTCTTTGAATGGTATTATTTTGATCGTAACAATGGTAAAGTCCTAATGAGATATGGCGATCAGGATGTAAAGGGAGGAGAGAAGTTTAGAACCATGAATTACGACTTACATACTGGGGCTTTTACAGGAATACCTACTAAACTAGTTGCTTTCTTTGTTTCTTTAATCTGCGCTACTATGCCTATAACAGGTTTTTTAATCTGGTACAATAGAGGAAAAAAAAGTAAAAAAAGCAAAAAAGTTGTTTTGGTATAA
- a CDS encoding YciI family protein, with protein MKEFLFVFRNDYQAVPKGSPEEMQAETKKWMDWIGGIAAQNKLVDRGNRLASEGNTLKPGNVITDGPFMEIKEAIGGYTLIRAESLEDATEIAKGCPIFQFGGSVEVRAINPL; from the coding sequence ATGAAAGAGTTCTTATTTGTATTTAGAAATGATTATCAAGCTGTTCCTAAAGGATCTCCTGAAGAAATGCAGGCAGAAACTAAAAAATGGATGGATTGGATTGGTGGTATTGCTGCACAAAACAAACTGGTTGATAGAGGTAACCGTTTAGCTTCTGAAGGTAATACCTTAAAACCGGGTAATGTAATTACAGATGGTCCGTTTATGGAAATTAAAGAAGCTATTGGAGGGTATACTCTGATCAGAGCAGAATCATTAGAAGATGCTACCGAAATTGCTAAAGGTTGCCCTATCTTTCAATTTGGTGGAAGTGTTGAGGTTAGAGCAATTAACCCATTGTAG